The nucleotide window TCGGCGCATCTCCATCTTCTGCAAGTTTCACTAACATGGACGTAATGGCATATAGCGAAGCCACCATCGTCGAAAATCCGGCAATAATCAGAACTCCATTGAGAATGTGGACCACTACGGTGAATCCGATGGTTGACATGGCTTTTACAAGCGGGCTTTCATCTGGAGTCAATTGGCTGGATGGCACAAGCAACAGAATCAAAGCAATTGCAATGACATAAAGTGTACTCACCGATAATAGCATTACTCGACCTGATTTCACTGCATCTTTCGGTTCTTTCAATTTGGCTGCCATCAAGCCCATAACCTCGATCCCGGCAAAAGCAAAGAATGCATAGATGAATCCGGTCCACACCCCTTTACCTCCATGCGGAAACCATTCATTCTTTAATTGTTCTGGCGTCACTTGTACAGGTAACCAACCCAGACAAGCCGCTCCTGCTATAGCTATAAATGCAACCGTTGCAGCAAGTTTGATTACGGCAAGAATATTCTCCGTTTTGGTTAATCCCTTCGCTCCCAGTGCAGCAATGAACAGACCGATAGCAGCATAGATCGCAACAAATGCCCATAGGGGAAACTTGGGGAACCAGAATTGGGAGAAGAGCCCAAGTGCTGTCAAAGAACTGCCCATGATGAGCATTTCCGAAGCCCAGTACATCCACCCACTTCCAAAACCAGCCCATGGTCCGAATGCTTCTCCAGCATAGGTTCGAAAAGCGCCTTCTTTTGGATCATCTGCCGTCATCTGCGCCAGCGCGCCAAATACAAAGTAAGTACCCGCCGCAGCGAGCACCAATAATACGAGTACGGATATGCCGGCCCAATGAATCGCGAGACTGGTTCCCAGGAAAAATCCTGTTCCAAGCGTGCACCCCGCGCCAAACAAAGATAGGCTGACCCAACTTAGCTTATCGTCGTCCTTTTTACCGTGTAGCTGACTTTTCATGAAGCTCCTCCTTCTGCCTTATCCCCTTACGATTTACAGGTCATGGAGGTTTTATGTCTGCATTGCCAAAAGAATTGTTTATGATTTACATAATAAATATTATGTTATTTTATTTTGACGATGAATTTAAGCTGTACTTTCTTAAGCGTCATTTCTAAAAAATTATTTTCACTCCCATGTGAAATCTGTAAAAAAGTTTGTTGACTTCTATCACTTAGAATGATTCTCCTTTTTAACATGAGGGAGCGGTATCGAATCTCAATGTGATGTGGGAACTAAGGTGAGAAAATGATCTTTCTATTGTGAAATTTTCATATGTTGAAATAGTATAATATAGTAGTTATTTCTTTCATTTCGAACGCTGGGCACCTCTATTTTTGCGTATCATTCTACCAGCTTCTTATTTTCGTGAAATTTCCGGTTGTCCAAAATAGAATGGCTCAATTTTGGGATTTTTCCTCTTTTCTCCGGTCTCATCGGTTTTTCGGGGACTGATGTATAGATATTCTTCTCTAGAAATTTTTCGCAGTCTCTGGTGCAATCATTATTATGAATTTTTCATATGATGAAAATATAATATATTAGCTAAAAAAGAAGCCGCCTTGATGGCGACTTCACTCATATTTTAACAATTTTTTAAGTCCGGCCAGTCCAGTCAGCGCCGGCGATTTCGTTCCATCGTGCTCTAATTTCATCATATAGGTTCTGCGGAAGTGCCCCTTTAGCCACAAGATCGGCATTTTGCTGCCAGCGATTGGGCTTGGCTGTTCCTACAATAGCCGTGTCTACGCCTTCGGTACTTAGCGTAAAACGTAGTGCTGTTTCCACCGCTGCCTGGGCATCTTCACCCAGAAAACCATAGTTAAGTTCGCTTAAGCGTTTCCAGTATATAAATGGATAAGCCTCTTCTGAAAGTGTTTCATACGTCCAGGCCGCATTGGCAATAGGTCTTTTGGCGATGACACCCATGTTTCTTTTTCTCGCCTCAGGCAAAGTAAGTTCAATTGCCTCCTGATCTGCGATATTTAATGAGGTCTCCAGGCTGTCAAATACTCCGGTCTGAATCGCATATAGCGCATCCGTTGTATCCCCACTATATCCGATGAACCTGGTTTTCCCTGCTTCCTTGGCACGCTGTAGCACTTCGATAACTGCCCCTTGCCGAAGCACTTCTTCAGAACAGCTATGCAAATGGATGACATCCACATAGTCCGTTTTCAACCGCTTAAGACTACGGTCAATCGTTTGCTCCAGTACTTTGGCATCCCAATCGGGACCTTCGATCCCGGCAGCATGTCCACATTTGGTGAACAAATAGTAATCATCACGCCGATGTGACAGCACTTCACCGATTAATTGCTCGCTATCACCATAACATTCAGCCGTATCAATCACGTTTAAGCCTGCATCCAGCGCACTGTTCAGTAATGTCGCTACATCCGTTTTGGATACATTTTTGCCTATTTCCGCTCCGCCAAATCCAAGTGTACTTACGTTCATTCCAGTATTTCCGTACTTGCGCGTTTCCATGGTTATCTTCCTCCAAGTTCAGTGAATTGGGTACAGATAAATAGAAATACAGATTAGGGCGTGTCTGAACCTCCGCAGAAGTAAATTTTGCCGATTTTTCGTTCCAAACAAGGAAGTTTTCCGCAGTTGTGCCGGGGCACGTCAAGGAAAAAGTAACGCAGCAGGGGGCGAAAAGACGGTAAAAGATGCACTTCAGCGAGTTTTAGACACGTTTTATCTTCCAATATGTTATTACCCATACATTCGTTATGCCACCCACTTTTCCAGACTGCTACCAACTCAACTCATCTAGAATCCGTAGATGGACATCCCACCGTCAACCAATAACGTCTGACCCGTTATGTATCCGGCTGCATCCGATGCCAGGAACACGACAGGTCCTACCACTTCCTCCAGTTCTCCCACTCGCTGAAGCGGTGTGCGACTTACGATTTCCTGCAAATACTGGGGATCATCCAGCAGCTTTTCGGTCAAAGGTGTTCGGAAATACCATGGGCCTACTGAATTGACACGGATTCCATAATTGCCCCATTCCAGTGCGAGAACTTTGGTCATATGAATTAATGCAGCTTTGGTCGCACCATATACAACCCCTGTTCGAAGAGCCGTGTGCCCACCTACCGAAGAGATGTTGATGATCTTCCCAGTCCCACGTTCTTTCATATGCTGACCCGCCAGTTGTGAAGCGATGAATGCCGACTTCAGATTCGTTTGCATGATGGTCTCCCACTGCTCGTCCGTGACTTCAAGTGCGGGTGTCCGGATGTTCATACCTGCATTATTCACCAAAATGTCCAGACTGCCCATCTCCGAAATCGCCTCTCGAAACGTCTCTTCCAGTTGCTCTCTTGATGTCACATCCGCAGTTAGTGCGAGTGCTTTACGCCCTGTCTGTTCGTAGATGTAGGCAGCTGTCTCCTCAATCTCTCTCATCGTTCGGGATACAAGTACAACGTCACTGCCTGACTGGGCAAGTCCAATCGCAATTGCTTTTCCGATCCCTCTCCCCGCGCCTGTCACTAGTGCTGTCTGTCCATCGAGATGGAATGTAGGTACGTTCATGTCACTCACTCCTTCATCAGATTTATAAGTTGAACTAAAGATTATTTACACTGACACTACGATGACAGAATAACCTTCCAATCGCTGTTATCCCCAGATTTTTTGATTCCCTTTTTCGAAGGGGAAAATCCGGGGATAGCTTATGCTTCCGATGCAGCTTTCTTTCAGAAAGCTTTTAGGCGAACGCTTCGCTTTTTCAGTTTTTTTCTGTCCTCTCCGTTATCGTGTAAATGATTAGTTCAACTTATATCGCAAATCATGCAAATGCTTTATATGTAAGTGAAGCCCCGATTGGGATCAGGTTACAAAATACTGGCTTGGATTGCCCAGCTCTGGATGGAACTTTTCTCGAAAGCGGCCTCCTGTATACTCCCCTATAATTTTTCGCCAGAACGCCTGCGCAATGACATTGTTACGAACCTGAGTCACTTTCCATCTTCCTGGGAAACGTTTAAACAATTCATAGGCTGCCCGTGTGCCCACGCCACTGCGCCGATATTTTTGCATTACAAAAAATTCAGTCAAATAGTAGTCATTATCCTTACTTCCAGGCTCCAGTTTCTCCACCAAAGCAAACCCTGCAGGTGCCCCATCACTTGTAATCAAAAAAGGAAACTTGCGGTCCTCTTCTGTCCAGAATGCTTCCAAACCCGGATATTCCGGAAAAATACCGTTACTGTCCACATCAATATTCAGATATTTGGTAAAATCATAGAGATAAAATTGCATTAAATGCCGAATCACCTGACTGCGTTCCCGGGGAACCAGTTCTATTTGCATATTCATCCGGTTCACCTCCTCTGCTCTACGTATACTGATTACTTTAAAGGTTTACGCGCTGAAGGGCAAGGAAGCATCCGCTACCTGCTACCTGCTTCAGTGAACAAGTTGTGAGCATGTAAATTATGGTACACTAGAGCATAGAATACTAACACATTGAATATTAATTTATATGTTTTTCACATGGAGGTGTCGAACTTGACCAACGTGCAAAAAGAGATTGATCGACGCAAGCTGGATGACAAACTACCTTCCATGCCTTGGTTCGTTCAGCAATTCATGGACTACAAGCTGCCTGACCTGTCCCCCTCTACCCTGCTCGAATATTTAAGAGATTACGAAGCTTTCTTCGGTTGGTTGCGAGCAGAGGGGCTGTCCGAGGCAAGCTCTAATAAAGAAGTTACTTTAACTGAACTGGAAGTCCTACGCATGGATTCGGTTACCGCCTATCGGTTATTTCTCACAACCAAACGGGAAGGAACCAATTCCAGAATTACCGTCTCTCGCAAACTCTCTTCCCTTCGCTCCCTTTTCCATTACCTGAGCCAGATTGCGGAAGACGAAGATTTCTACCCTTTGCTGAAGCGGAATATTATGGCCAAAATCGAGATCAAGCGCACGCATAAACCCAAGGATACCGCTGCCAAACTCAAAGGTAAAATTCTCGAGGAAGAGGAACTTCTGGAATTTATCGGTTATATCCTTGAAGGTTACGCTGTCGATATGGAGAAGAACAAGCAGGCTCTGTACTCCCATGAAATCAACAAAGAACGGGACGCCTGTATTGCCAGCCTGATTTTGAATTCCGGCTTACGTGTGTCGGAGGTCGTGAACCTGAACGTCGATGACCTCGATCTGAACAACAAACTCCTGTATGTTTATCGCAAAGGTAACAATGATGAGACGTACAAAACACCCGTTTATTTCAGGGAACAGGCCAAGGACGAACTCGCGACTTATATGAACCTGCGGCAATCACGTTACCGTACACCCAAGCGCGAAAAAGGTCTGTTCATTGCCATGCGCAACGGAGATTCGGAAGGCAGCCGAATGACCAAAAGAGCGATCCAGGCCATGATCATGAAATACGCCAAACGTTTTGGCAAGCCATTCTTGACCGTGCACAAATTACGCCATTCATTCGCAACTGACTATTATCTGCAAAATGATATCTACAAAACGAAGGAGCAGCTTGGGCACGCTTCAACGGAAACAACCGAAATTTACGCTCATCTCACCGACAAAACGATGTCCGAAGCTATCGAACGCCGTACTGACGATGGGATGTAACATCCCGAACATAATAAAAGCAGCAAGCCGCATCAAGGATTTCGATCCGAGAAAGGTCTGCTGCTTTTTTTGTTTTTTACATCATTCAAGGAAAAGAAGCACCAATAATTTTAGTTTACATAATAAATGTTACGTTATATTAGAAATGGATCAATAATGCTCTCTGTACATTCAATCATGTGCAGCGACGATAATGTCCCACTTCTTTACGTTTCCACGATTCGATTTCAGTATTCTTCCTTCACTTGCTCTCAACCATCTGTAACAACGCTTGGGCTATATACTCCGTTTCATGAACCGAGTACCACGTTATATCCCTGTTTACGACGCTTAGCTCCATCACCTGATCTAGAGATAACCATGAGATCATACCCATTACCCTTTCAAGGCGATCCACTAGTGTCAGATCTTTCTCTTCTCGAACCATCACCAACTTGGGATAAGAAGCCTCTTTGAATCCCTCTATAACAATCCAATCATACCCGGATAGACGACTTAACATATCCTCCAGCCTGGTTGCTTGTCGCTCCATAATGGCAGTGCGTTTCTCTGACATAACAACCACCGCCGCGGCCCCTGCCTCCCCAAATCGATACGAATCCGTTCCTTCTTGATCCATCTCGAAATGGTCGTGTCCATCATGCTTAATCGCGGCTACCTTTAGTCCCATGGAAGAAAAGTGATCAATTAGCGCGGCTGTCATGGTCGTCTTGCCCGTGTTCTTGTATCCAACTATCTGTATGATATGTGGTTTTGTTCCACTCATTTTAGTCATATACCAACTACCTCACATGACCTGAGGGCAGTTTGAGAATGCGCACCTGTTCCCCCGCAGGAATGCCTTTTTTCTCAGGAGGAATAACAATTAGACAATCACTGTCCTTAATCGTAATCATCACGCTGGATTCATCTACACGGGCAGCAGCGGGTATGGCATACACCATTCCGTTGCGGATCTCTGTGCGTCCACGTACGAATCGTGTGAAATTGTTTACTTTGGCGTACCCTTCTTCCAAGGTCGCAGTCCATTCTTCCAAATAAGGATGAGCATCGGCTTGCATGGAACGAATGGTTGGACGAACAAATAGACCAAAACCCACAAAACAAGCCCCTGGGTTACCCGAAAGCGCAAAAAGTAATTTGTCTTTGTACACAGCAGCTGTGGTTACACTGCCTGGTCGCATCGTCACTTTGTTAAACAACATCTCCACATGTTCTTCCAACACAAGTTCACCCATAATATCATAATCCCCGACAGACACTCCGCCTGTGGTCACCACGATATCATTATCTTGAATGGCTTCTTCCAGCTTCACCCTTGCTGTGTTCACATCGTCAGCAATGGAACCATACATTACCGGCTCTCCACCTGCTTCAACGACTAGAGAACGCAACATATAACTGTTGCTGTTCCGAATCCGACCTGGTTGCAGTGGCTCATCTACATCAAGCAATTCCGTTCCTGTGGCGAATATCGCAACCTTAGGACGTTGAAATACAGGTACTTCTGCAATGCCAAAAGTCGCTAACACGGACTGCTCTCCTGCCCTGATGATCGTTCCTGCTTCAAGCAGTTGCTGACTCTCCTGGACTTCCAGTCCAATGGGTGTGATGTTAGCGCCCGACAATATCTGCCGTTTCAATGCAATCCACTGTTCTCCGTTCTCTTCCTTACTCTCGGTCATCTCCATCATGACCACGGCATCCGCACCTTCAGGAACCTGTGCTCCTGTCATGATGCGAGCCGTTGTACCTGAAACAATGGTGTGGTCCGAGGTGTAACCGCAAGGAATTTCGTCAATTACCCGAAACCAGATTTGATGATCACTAGATGCATCTAGGGTATCTGTACTTATAATTGCGAATCCATCCATACCCGATCTGCGGAAGAATGGATACGGATGAGGTGCCTGAATAGTCTCTGCAAGTGTACGTCCATGGGCAGATTCGAGGCGAACTTTCTCTATGGAGCCTGAAGTCACGCGTGCAGCTATTTTGGCTTGGGCATCCGGTACCTGTACAGCTGTACGATTGAACTTGGCAGTTGTCATATCATATGAATGTGAGTTTAGTTTCAAAAGTATTCTTACCTCCTAGAGACATATCATCGTTTAAGAAAAGTGTAGCCCGAATGCGGTAAGATGACAAGTACATCGCTCACATCCAACATGAAAGCAAGCGTATATGCCCATAATACAAATGACAAAGGGAGGCGATACATCATGAGTGAACGATGTGAATTATGCGGAAGAGAACCTGTGGACACGACCATTCATCATCTGACACCCAAAGAAATGGGCGGAACTTTCCTGCCTACGGCCAATCTGTGCATCCCCTGTCACAAACAGATTCATTCGCTATACACCAATCGCGACATTGTAACTCTTGGTCTCACGGACCTGCAATCCTTGAGACAGGATGAACGAATGATGCCATTTATCCGCTGGATTCGCAAGCAGCCTGCTTCAACGATTCCCCGCGTACGCAAATCCAATCATGTTCGCAAATCGTAAACCAAAAAGAACAGCTCCAAGGTAATGTGCCGGCGAGATGAATCCGCCTTCCCTTTTCGCTGTTCTTAAATAAACTATTCGATTGACAGCGACGCTTACGATTAAATGTTATCTACGCCTCATAATGCGGCCGCCGCCCACTCTGGTTTTTGGTTTTTTATAAGATTTCTTAGGTGAATCAAACAATCCGCCCAGGCCACCACTGCTTTTGTTGCGATCAATGGTTCCCTTGCTCTGATCCTTGTTACGGTTGAATAATCCTCCGCCAGATCCCACGCTTGAATCTTTATCGCTTCCGCGCCTTGTAATTGTACCTTTCCGATCCACAGTAATGGGTGGAGCAACCTTCTTGTCATTACTCGTTGGTGTACGGTAAGATCCTGCACTCGGTTTATACGTATCTTTATTGGTATAACCCCGATAATTACCATTGCCCCGTCCACCAAAAGAATCGAACAGATTACCTATTAATGTAGCAGTCAGGTAACCTTGTAAAAAAGATGAATCGTAGTTCTGCCGAACATACTCCTTTGAGTCCACCTCAACCAAGGTATCCTCCGGCTTATTCGGATCTTGTTGCAGATGATAATACTCGTCCTGATACACCAGGAACATACGCTCCGTGTTCTCTGCCGAGATCTGATCCGGTTGCCTTTGGTCAGACAATTCCTGAGCCACTTCCGGAACCGTTCGGTCCGAGGCCCGGTACACATAGGACGTTGAGTTACCACTGCCACTAACCGATTCAAGCGGATATGTGTCCTGAACAGAAGGTGCTCCGCACGCGGACAACAGAGACATCACAAGGCTGAGGACCAGCATTAATTTTAATCCATGTGCCAAGCGTTTTTTCATTGGAACCTCTCCTAGCTCGAACGAATCACTTTGATATCCGCAGGAATAATGGACTCACCCTCATACAATGTAAATCTTCTGTCTTGCCACTCTACGCGAAGAAGCATATTATCATCCGACTGATACTGCCATACCAATTGTTCTCCTGCCTGGCCATACGGAGTTCTGCCTGCCGTAGATACCATGCCATCATATTCTTCCTCCAGATGATATGCGCGTCCATCCAGGTCCAGCAATGTAGGCACCTCATCAGGTGCATCTAGTCTGCCATCAATTGCTATATATAAGGCATAACGGGTAATTTCCCGTTCTTCGATATGCAAATATCGAAAGGCGGTACCATCCTGCAGCGTAAGCACAACTGCATTTCGAGCGCGATTTTGTACCCGACCAACGACTTCATAAGTGACGAGAGAAACCTCACAGATATCACCAGGTGCAAGCTGTAGCATGGTTTTCTCTGCCTGCGGCGGTTCAGGTTTCGTTAGTATTCCTTTAATTCGTTTCCATACACTCATGAGAATTACTCCTGTTCCTTATCTTATAAACAAGCTGCAATAATCAGTGCGCCCACGATATGTAAAGCGCCAGAGAACAACCCATATCCTGTTTTTCCTTGCTGAATTCCGGTATCCAGATCCAAAGTGGCCCATTTGCGAATCATAAAGTGTACGACACTCTCCAGAATCAACAAAATGATAAAGGATACAACGGAGACCAACAGTGCTTCTCCCAGGTGACCAGCCGTAGAAATAGACGTAGCGAGTACATACCCTTGTGCAAATAACTTCATAACCATACGTGTAGTAACGGCCATATTGCCAGCCTTAACTTCAGCAAAATCCTTATATTTCGTGAACAGTGAATCAACATACATCAGGACAAACAGCAAAACCGAACCAGATACGGTCCAGACCAGCATCGCCAAAATGTTCAAATCCATTTACACAGCCCCCACATATCAACATGAACCGCATTTAAAAGCGAAGGAGAAACGCTCTTCTCCTCCGCTGGTTAACCCTGCTGACAACCAAGGTGTTAGTTCTTATTATCGTACTGTTTCATCAATGCTGCGAGTTCGTCTTCAACAGCCTGGTCTTTACCCAACTTCTCGAACTCTTCGTCCAAAGACTTGCCTTTGGAGGACATTTCGTTGCTTGCTTCTGCCTGTGCTTCCATCTGCATCATTTTCTCTTCCATACGCTTCATGCCAGCACTTGCCGTATCAGAGCCAAACCCATTCAACGCTTTGTTGATTTCCGTTTGAGCTTTTGCTGCATTGTAACGTGCTACCAATGTCTCACGTTTGTTCTTCATTTGAGTCAACTGCTTACGCATCTCGTCGAGCTTGCCACGCAGGTTATCTGCAGAAGCCTTGTTCTGATCATAGCTGGTTTTGTACTCAGCCATCTTCTCTTCAGCAACCTTTTTCTCTTCTAAAGCACGTCGAGCCAGATCCAAATTCTGAGCACGAGCCGCCGTATGCGCCTGCTCTTCACGTTTCTTCACCAGAGCTTCCTGCTCTTCGAATAGCTGCTTGAATTTCTTCTCAATGGCAATCTGTGCGGCTACTGCTTTCTCCGCATCTTCCAGATCCTCTTGCATATCACGGATATATTGGTCCGTCATCTTGATTGGATCTTCCGCCTTGTCAATAATGGCATTGATATTAGACATTGTTAAATCACGCAATCGTTTGAAAATGGACATTATGTTATTCCTCCTAGTCGATATTACATCGTATATAAACATACATACGTAACAATCTACAACTCGTTTCAATTTTAGCAAATAAAATCAAAACTTGCGATTGCTCTTCATGTTAGGAAGATCCTTTATCCTTGTTCAGATGATCCTCCATTAGCCTCTCTGCAGTCTGCACGATTTCGTCGATCTGCATCCGTGTAATGGAATCAAAATGGATACCCATGATCACCGTAACGGTTACTTTCAGCTGAAGGGCAGCCTTTCGGGCAAGCCGCTCACACAGCTCTTGTTCCTTGTGACCCGGAATATGTACCGTCGTCCCGCTTACGCGCTCATGATCCACGTAGAACGTGGCTACAGCGCCAATATGCGCCTTTCCTCCGGTAACGAGAAAAACCTTATCATCTCCTGCCTCAATCACTTGTAAACGTATCGATTTCAAATCATATGTACTCATAACCATCCACCTATCCTTCTCTATATGTTATATATGGAGGAATTATGGCTTTAACAAGATAAATCCGCAATGAAAATTCTCACACTACGCATATTTTATGGACACCTCGGACATACCAAGGAGAACATCATTTTTGGAAAAGGAGGCCGTTATTATGCGCGTACGCCTCATTATGCTGATGGTTATCGTTATTTTTTTCGGAGGATACCATGCTCCAGCTTCATCGCGGGATGCTTCAAGCCCGCCAAGTGAATCAGTATCAGTTTCAGATTCCGCGGAAGAAGAACAACTGACATTGGGACAATTACGTCAAAAATATGCGGATACGTTCAAAACGAATGGTCCTTCAACGAAGCAGGTTGCCCTGACTTTTGATGACGTGCCCGATCCACGATTTACTCCACAGGTATTAGATGTATTGAAGAAATATAAAGTCAGAGCTACATTCTTTATCGTTGGTAGTCGTGCTGAGAAACATCCGGATCTGGTGAAACGTATAGTTAAGGAAGGGCATATTGTTGGCAATCACAGCTACAATCATCCGGAATTCAGTAAGCTGTCGATGAATGCCTTTCGCAAACAAATTTTACATACTGGGGATATCATTCATCACCTAGCAGGATATACGCCCAAGATGATCCGGCCACCTTACGGAGATATTAATGAAGAACAGCTGCAATGGGCTGCCAGACAACACTATAGCATTGTGAACTGGAACGTTGACTCACTGGACTGGAAAGGCCTCTCCAAGGAAGAGGTGAAGGATAACATCCTATCTGCCGTAAAACCCGGTTCCATCGTTCTGCAACATGCCGGGGGCGGTGTGGGTTCGAACTTGAATGGCACGATTGAGGCTTTACCTGAAATTATTGAGGAACTGCGTAATCGGGGGTATGAACTGGTCACCTTGGACGAGATGTTGGGGTTGCCAAAAGCCAAGGATTAGGATGTCCATGTAGGAAATGATGACGATGTTAAAAGGGTGCCTGTTCAATCGCAAGTAGCGACTGGCAGACACCCTGTTTGATTTCGGTTAGATGTAATTAATTTTCTACTTCAGAATATACAGCTCGATATCCTGGAAACCAAATGTGCTTACGGACTGCTTGCTACCAGGGATAAAGATATCAATCCGGTGACCCTTGATTGCACCACCAATATCACGTGCTGTCGCTACAAAAGCCTGCTTTGGCAATCCCGGATGGCTGTGACCGGTTACCAGTACTTTGGTTCCAAGTGGAATCACACTGGGATCAACCGCAATCGTACCCAATTCAAGATCATTCCCGAAGTAATCCACAGCACCCCATCCCCCATTTTCGGACGGATCTGCAGAGTATGCCGTTGCTTTCACGTTCACTGCTTTACTGTAATCGAACGTTTTTCCCCAGGCTTGAACAACTTTGTTATCTGCGTTAACGTCCAAGCTTGCTGTAGTCACAGTCTTCGCTTGGGTCTTGCTCTCCGTAGCCGCGGCAGCTGCTACATTGTTCGCCTTACCGGGAATCGTAATTTTCAAACCACCATAAATGTTGTAAGGCGAAATGTCGTTGTTTGCTTTAACCAACGTGTTGAGTGCTACTCCATACTGTTTCGATAAGGTGTAGAAGGTATCCCCTTCTTTGGCCACATGAACTGAATCTGCGTGAGCCGGAACGGCTTGAATGAGCATTACTGTTGTCATTAATGCTACTGCTGTTTTGGCTATACGTTTCTTGTTAATCATGGTCTTCCTCCCTCATTATGCCTGCGAAGTTAGTTGTCGGATTCGGATGAGGAGCCACCCTATAGGTTCTTCGTTACATTTGAAACATTATGTACCCCTAATTCACCCCAAGCAGTGTGCCTTAGATCTTCCCCCTGCACGGTCTGCATCGTTACATCCCCCGCACTCCCTGTCCGGAAGTTTCGGCAGAGTTCAATATATCACAATTTTGTAACCTGAACTTGTAGTAATTCTTACCAAATGGTTTTCAGCATGTCATCAACTGTAAGAATACTGGATAATTCAGAATAGTTTGACGAACCGATTTCTTTATATTTGGTAACAGAAAAGTTACTTTTCGAATCCTTAAGTGATTATTTCGCATAAAAAAATAGCGTCACCGACTCGAAGTCAGTAACGCTATTTGATCAGTTCTTTTAGAGTACTTTCGCAAGAAAATCACGTGTACGTGAATTTTTCGGTGCTCCAAACACCTCATCTGGTGTTCCCTCTTCTACAATAACCCCGCCATCCATGAACAGGATCCGGTCTCCCACTTCACGTGCAAAACCCATCTCGTGCGTCACAATGACCATGGTCATCCCGCCTTCTGCAAGACGTTTCATGACATCCAGCACTTCACCGACCATCTCGGGGTCCAGTGCTGAAGTAGGCTCGTCAAACAGCATCACATGCGGTTGCATGGCCAACGCTCTTGCAATGGCGATCCGCTGCTTCTGTCCACCGGACAGCTGATTTGGGAATGTATCTTTTTTATCGTACAAGCCTACCGTGTTAAGCAGATCAGCAGCAATTTTCTCCGCTTCCTGCGTGGATTGCTTCTTCACTTTAATTGGAGCAATCGTGATGTTTTGCTGAACCGTTTTGTGTGGGAACAGGTTGAAATGCTGGAACACCATGCCCATTTTTTCACGAGTCGCATTGATGTTGTGCTTCGGATCGGTGATTGATACGCCTTCAAAATCAATCTCTCCCGAGGTAGGCTGTTCCAACAAGTTCAGACAACGCAAGAATGTACTTTTACCTGAGCCGGAAGGACCGATAACCACGACAACCTCAC belongs to Paenibacillus sp. FSL H8-0079 and includes:
- a CDS encoding DUF350 domain-containing protein, whose amino-acid sequence is MDLNILAMLVWTVSGSVLLFVLMYVDSLFTKYKDFAEVKAGNMAVTTRMVMKLFAQGYVLATSISTAGHLGEALLVSVVSFIILLILESVVHFMIRKWATLDLDTGIQQGKTGYGLFSGALHIVGALIIAACL
- a CDS encoding polysaccharide deacetylase family protein; translation: MRVRLIMLMVIVIFFGGYHAPASSRDASSPPSESVSVSDSAEEEQLTLGQLRQKYADTFKTNGPSTKQVALTFDDVPDPRFTPQVLDVLKKYKVRATFFIVGSRAEKHPDLVKRIVKEGHIVGNHSYNHPEFSKLSMNAFRKQILHTGDIIHHLAGYTPKMIRPPYGDINEEQLQWAARQHYSIVNWNVDSLDWKGLSKEEVKDNILSAVKPGSIVLQHAGGGVGSNLNGTIEALPEIIEELRNRGYELVTLDEMLGLPKAKD
- a CDS encoding 3D domain-containing protein, whose amino-acid sequence is MTTVMLIQAVPAHADSVHVAKEGDTFYTLSKQYGVALNTLVKANNDISPYNIYGGLKITIPGKANNVAAAAATESKTQAKTVTTASLDVNADNKVVQAWGKTFDYSKAVNVKATAYSADPSENGGWGAVDYFGNDLELGTIAVDPSVIPLGTKVLVTGHSHPGLPKQAFVATARDIGGAIKGHRIDIFIPGSKQSVSTFGFQDIELYILK
- the glp gene encoding gephyrin-like molybdotransferase Glp; amino-acid sequence: MTTAKFNRTAVQVPDAQAKIAARVTSGSIEKVRLESAHGRTLAETIQAPHPYPFFRRSGMDGFAIISTDTLDASSDHQIWFRVIDEIPCGYTSDHTIVSGTTARIMTGAQVPEGADAVVMMEMTESKEENGEQWIALKRQILSGANITPIGLEVQESQQLLEAGTIIRAGEQSVLATFGIAEVPVFQRPKVAIFATGTELLDVDEPLQPGRIRNSNSYMLRSLVVEAGGEPVMYGSIADDVNTARVKLEEAIQDNDIVVTTGGVSVGDYDIMGELVLEEHVEMLFNKVTMRPGSVTTAAVYKDKLLFALSGNPGACFVGFGLFVRPTIRSMQADAHPYLEEWTATLEEGYAKVNNFTRFVRGRTEIRNGMVYAIPAAARVDESSVMITIKDSDCLIVIPPEKKGIPAGEQVRILKLPSGHVR
- a CDS encoding DUF4178 domain-containing protein is translated as MSVWKRIKGILTKPEPPQAEKTMLQLAPGDICEVSLVTYEVVGRVQNRARNAVVLTLQDGTAFRYLHIEEREITRYALYIAIDGRLDAPDEVPTLLDLDGRAYHLEEEYDGMVSTAGRTPYGQAGEQLVWQYQSDDNMLLRVEWQDRRFTLYEGESIIPADIKVIRSS
- a CDS encoding DUF4247 domain-containing protein — encoded protein: MKKRLAHGLKLMLVLSLVMSLLSACGAPSVQDTYPLESVSGSGNSTSYVYRASDRTVPEVAQELSDQRQPDQISAENTERMFLVYQDEYYHLQQDPNKPEDTLVEVDSKEYVRQNYDSSFLQGYLTATLIGNLFDSFGGRGNGNYRGYTNKDTYKPSAGSYRTPTSNDKKVAPPITVDRKGTITRRGSDKDSSVGSGGGLFNRNKDQSKGTIDRNKSSGGLGGLFDSPKKSYKKPKTRVGGGRIMRRR
- a CDS encoding HNH endonuclease, whose product is MSERCELCGREPVDTTIHHLTPKEMGGTFLPTANLCIPCHKQIHSLYTNRDIVTLGLTDLQSLRQDERMMPFIRWIRKQPASTIPRVRKSNHVRKS
- a CDS encoding PspA/IM30 family protein, yielding MSIFKRLRDLTMSNINAIIDKAEDPIKMTDQYIRDMQEDLEDAEKAVAAQIAIEKKFKQLFEEQEALVKKREEQAHTAARAQNLDLARRALEEKKVAEEKMAEYKTSYDQNKASADNLRGKLDEMRKQLTQMKNKRETLVARYNAAKAQTEINKALNGFGSDTASAGMKRMEEKMMQMEAQAEASNEMSSKGKSLDEEFEKLGKDQAVEDELAALMKQYDNKN